The Thermodesulfobacteriota bacterium genome has a segment encoding these proteins:
- a CDS encoding 4Fe-4S dicluster domain-containing protein yields MARYGMVIDETKCVGCHACRVACHNQNGLDEKEAYNHLEEREYGTFPNYGREFLPVQCQHCDNPPCVKVCPTGASHKRKDGIVLVHKEKCIGCKYCIAACPYNVRIIKKEGYIEKCRFCIEFIEKGEKPACMTTCMTGVRMFGDLDDPNSEISRYIVKHKLKQYKAELNTKPRIYYRRG; encoded by the coding sequence ATGGCTCGATATGGAATGGTGATCGATGAAACGAAATGTGTGGGGTGTCATGCTTGTCGGGTGGCCTGCCACAACCAGAACGGCCTTGACGAAAAAGAGGCTTACAATCACCTCGAAGAGAGGGAGTATGGGACATTCCCCAATTATGGCCGTGAGTTTCTCCCTGTCCAGTGCCAGCACTGTGACAACCCTCCCTGTGTCAAGGTCTGCCCTACAGGGGCGTCCCACAAAAGGAAGGACGGGATCGTCTTGGTCCATAAGGAGAAGTGCATCGGCTGTAAGTATTGCATCGCGGCCTGCCCGTACAATGTCAGGATCATTAAAAAAGAGGGGTATATCGAGAAGTGCCGTTTTTGCATCGAATTTATCGAGAAAGGGGAGAAGCCTGCCTGTATGACCACCTGTATGACGGGGGTGCGGATGTTCGGGGATCTGGACGATCCCAATAGCGAGATTTCCCGCTATATTGTCAAACATAAGCTGAAACAGTATAAGGCGGAGTTGAACACGAAACCGAGAATTTACTACAGGAGAGGATAG
- the nrfD gene encoding polysulfide reductase NrfD, with translation MEGQILVYWNWIVAIDLFAAGLSAGAFIISATAYFLGRERYETITRIGAYIAPFPVLIGIAALIYDLERPHLFWKLFLTFQPSSVMSLGSWLLLFFSFFSMAHFYLWLPERYDILRLIPAIRANRLLARLGGENLTVARGLIAGFGIPISIGVGIYTGVLLGALTARPFWNNPMLPMLFLISAMMTGSAAICFVGCFIKGFRGMSREAVNTNKFMIHSIDFTLMVFSIIAVFLFVLGLYVSPRSSVAAVHLIIGGEFTFHFWFFVVGIGIVVPLALEVYELIPHYIKHVELREHNPWISGVITTSVLIGGFVMRYIVIYAGQMAHIISS, from the coding sequence ATGGAGGGACAAATCCTCGTCTACTGGAATTGGATTGTGGCAATTGACCTATTCGCTGCCGGCCTGAGCGCAGGCGCCTTTATCATTTCGGCTACGGCCTACTTCTTAGGACGGGAGAGGTATGAGACGATCACCCGGATTGGAGCCTATATCGCTCCTTTCCCTGTTCTCATCGGGATTGCGGCCCTTATATACGATCTTGAACGACCTCACCTTTTCTGGAAATTATTCCTCACCTTTCAGCCCAGTTCAGTGATGTCTCTGGGGTCTTGGTTGCTTCTCTTCTTCTCCTTTTTCAGTATGGCCCATTTTTATCTCTGGCTCCCTGAACGGTATGACATTTTGAGATTGATCCCGGCGATTCGGGCCAACCGTCTACTGGCCCGACTGGGGGGGGAGAATTTGACCGTAGCCCGAGGGTTGATCGCCGGGTTCGGAATTCCCATCTCGATCGGGGTTGGAATCTACACCGGAGTTCTTTTAGGTGCTCTGACCGCAAGACCCTTCTGGAACAACCCCATGTTGCCAATGCTTTTCTTGATCTCTGCCATGATGACGGGGTCGGCTGCAATCTGTTTTGTGGGCTGTTTCATTAAGGGATTCCGTGGTATGAGTCGGGAGGCGGTCAATACGAATAAGTTCATGATTCATTCCATCGATTTTACCTTGATGGTCTTTTCGATCATCGCGGTCTTCCTCTTCGTCCTTGGACTCTATGTGTCGCCTCGGAGCTCGGTGGCAGCTGTCCACCTCATCATTGGCGGGGAGTTCACTTTTCACTTCTGGTTCTTCGTCGTAGGGATAGGGATCGTCGTTCCCCTGGCCTTGGAGGTCTATGAGCTCATCCCCCATTACATCAAGCACGTGGAATTGCGAGAACACAACCCCTGGATCTCCGGCGTGATCACCACCTCCGTTCTCATCGGCGGGTTCGTGATGCGTTATATCGTCATATATGCCGGTCAGATGGCCCATATCATAAGCTCGTAA
- the mraZ gene encoding division/cell wall cluster transcriptional repressor MraZ: MFRGRYEHSIDSKGRISIPSKFREILNKKYDDRLVITNFDHCLLAFPYEEWFQLVEQKIGSFSILRKETSSFLRFFYSSAIDCNLDTHGRLLIPPTLREYAKLKKEVVLVGEGRFFEIFAKEQWLEVAQQAEEGFDQIRDTLANLGI; this comes from the coding sequence GTGTTTCGTGGGCGATATGAGCATTCCATAGACTCGAAAGGGCGTATCAGCATCCCTTCCAAGTTCCGGGAAATCCTCAATAAAAAGTATGATGATCGCCTGGTGATCACCAATTTCGACCACTGCCTCCTCGCCTTCCCCTACGAAGAATGGTTCCAGTTGGTCGAGCAGAAGATCGGCTCCTTCTCCATCCTGAGAAAGGAGACCAGTTCCTTTCTCAGGTTTTTCTATTCCAGCGCGATCGATTGCAATCTCGATACCCATGGAAGGCTCTTGATCCCCCCGACCTTGAGGGAGTACGCCAAATTGAAGAAAGAGGTGGTCCTGGTCGGGGAGGGGCGATTCTTCGAAATCTTTGCAAAAGAGCAGTGGCTGGAAGTGGCCCAACAGGCCGAAGAGGGATTCGATCAGATCAGGGATACCCTGGCGAATCTTGGGATATAG
- a CDS encoding rhodanese-like domain-containing protein yields the protein MTKRMLVWTLAFAFALAMVSFTVAQDKPKVPAWQTTVVKDWVAKAKAEIKKVTPADVKAAIDKQEKAFILDVRDPEEYKAGHLPGAINVSRGKLEFTIWDRIPDKEAKIYVYCLTAARSALATKTLNELGYKNAVLMDAHFEDWVKAGYPVSR from the coding sequence ATGACCAAGAGGATGCTCGTTTGGACACTGGCCTTTGCCTTCGCCCTGGCGATGGTCAGCTTCACCGTGGCCCAGGACAAACCGAAGGTCCCCGCATGGCAAACCACCGTCGTTAAGGATTGGGTGGCGAAAGCCAAGGCGGAGATCAAGAAGGTGACCCCTGCGGATGTGAAGGCTGCCATCGACAAACAGGAGAAGGCCTTCATCCTGGATGTCAGAGATCCCGAGGAGTATAAGGCGGGACATCTCCCAGGGGCCATCAATGTCTCCAGAGGCAAGCTGGAATTCACCATTTGGGATAGGATTCCGGACAAGGAGGCCAAGATCTATGTCTATTGCCTGACGGCGGCCCGCTCCGCGTTGGCCACCAAGACGCTGAACGAGTTGGGCTACAAGAATGCCGTCTTGATGGATGCCCACTTCGAAGATTGGGTAAAGGCGGGATATCCCGTATCGAGGTAA
- a CDS encoding molybdopterin-dependent oxidoreductase, whose product MDSKELRLSRRGFLKASTAAAGVFALGYDLLDFNRWAEANAENPIRKVPTICNGCGNRCGIIAYVKNGRLWKIEGNPEANGNLGVVCPKGHGYLYDLYNPSRIKGPLKRVNGRFEPISWEQAYKEIAQRLNLILLSHGPQSVFWLNYPQTNHLYALRLMHALGSPHYFTHGSTCYTARNAGWVYTVGELPSNDLEHSKYILIIGRNPAGGIDLAEVKKMTRAKEKGAKVVVVDPRHSETAILADEWLPIKPGTDLALLLAMIHVMVKEGIYDRKFVAEKTVGFEQLEEQIVNYPPEWAEKVCEISAGTIVRLTRELARAKPKCLIHRGYHAAFGAQYLNSFQTARALAIANSLLGNINREGGIYFPKTAVLGELQPIHPAPDLPDIGKLDGTGVPGRYPLGSYGDGIAHAIPELALRGELRAGFVYHNNPLRTNPNPKRVIAGYQKLELLVVIDTVLSETASIAHYVLPESFYLERTEAIDTKHSGKQAQVSLQQQVVKPLFDTKPGTQIIIELGRHLGVGKYFNFDIEEANRLRLKPLGVTLEQLKEKGVLSVGERWKEGFDKLNTPSGKVEIYCQTLDRLDIPPIPRWEEPLVSPDPNDPHSFRLLHGKQAIHTHAMTANQPILMSISKRYDMIRLWMNRQRGLRLGLKDGDWVMLESQVGKGRIRVRLTEGIHPSCVWLPSGYGIFSKHLKTAYDVGLSYNDFLPTYFDPTVGHVMASEIVVKVRKANS is encoded by the coding sequence ATGGATTCCAAAGAACTGCGGTTATCACGAAGGGGGTTTCTTAAGGCCTCGACGGCTGCGGCCGGCGTCTTCGCCTTGGGTTACGATCTTCTCGATTTCAACCGATGGGCCGAAGCGAACGCAGAGAACCCCATCCGAAAGGTCCCGACGATTTGCAATGGTTGCGGCAATCGATGCGGGATCATCGCCTATGTTAAAAACGGGCGATTGTGGAAGATAGAAGGCAACCCCGAAGCGAATGGAAATCTTGGAGTCGTCTGCCCAAAGGGTCACGGGTATCTGTATGATTTATATAATCCTTCCCGGATCAAAGGCCCTCTGAAGCGGGTGAACGGCCGTTTTGAGCCCATTTCATGGGAACAGGCCTACAAAGAGATCGCTCAAAGGCTCAACCTCATACTATTAAGTCACGGCCCCCAGAGTGTTTTCTGGCTTAATTACCCGCAGACCAATCACCTCTATGCTCTGAGATTGATGCATGCCTTAGGCAGCCCACACTATTTCACCCATGGGTCCACCTGTTACACTGCGAGAAATGCAGGGTGGGTTTATACGGTGGGAGAACTCCCTTCCAACGATCTGGAGCATTCGAAATATATTTTGATCATCGGCCGAAACCCAGCCGGAGGGATCGATTTGGCCGAAGTCAAGAAGATGACCAGAGCGAAAGAGAAAGGGGCCAAGGTGGTCGTCGTAGACCCGCGCCATAGCGAGACGGCCATCCTTGCCGATGAGTGGCTGCCCATCAAGCCCGGCACCGATTTAGCTCTCCTTTTAGCTATGATCCATGTGATGGTCAAGGAAGGGATTTACGACAGAAAGTTTGTAGCCGAGAAGACCGTAGGTTTCGAGCAGTTGGAAGAACAGATCGTCAATTATCCTCCCGAGTGGGCCGAAAAGGTGTGTGAGATTTCAGCGGGAACCATCGTTCGTCTAACTCGGGAATTGGCCCGGGCCAAACCGAAATGCTTGATTCACCGTGGCTACCATGCCGCCTTTGGAGCCCAGTATTTGAACAGTTTCCAAACCGCCCGGGCTCTGGCCATCGCCAACAGCCTCTTAGGAAATATCAATCGTGAAGGAGGCATTTACTTCCCAAAGACGGCGGTCCTCGGAGAGCTGCAACCCATACATCCCGCTCCCGACCTCCCCGACATCGGAAAGCTGGATGGTACAGGCGTTCCCGGAAGATATCCTCTGGGAAGTTATGGAGACGGGATCGCTCATGCCATACCGGAGCTGGCCTTGAGGGGTGAGCTGAGAGCAGGGTTCGTATATCATAACAACCCCCTGAGGACCAATCCTAATCCCAAACGGGTGATCGCGGGTTATCAGAAATTGGAACTTTTAGTCGTGATTGATACCGTTCTCTCGGAGACGGCCTCCATTGCCCATTATGTTCTACCAGAATCCTTTTATTTAGAGCGGACAGAGGCAATCGACACGAAGCATAGTGGAAAACAGGCACAGGTGAGCCTCCAACAGCAGGTGGTCAAACCCCTGTTTGACACCAAACCGGGAACCCAGATCATCATCGAACTGGGCAGACATTTGGGGGTAGGGAAGTACTTTAACTTCGATATCGAAGAGGCCAACCGATTGAGGCTGAAACCTTTGGGAGTGACCTTAGAGCAGTTGAAGGAGAAGGGGGTCTTGTCTGTCGGCGAGCGTTGGAAAGAAGGATTCGACAAATTGAATACCCCTTCCGGTAAGGTCGAGATTTACTGTCAAACCTTGGATCGGCTTGACATCCCACCAATTCCCCGATGGGAGGAACCTTTGGTTTCGCCCGACCCGAACGACCCCCATTCGTTCCGTCTGCTCCATGGGAAGCAGGCGATCCATACCCATGCCATGACCGCCAACCAACCGATCCTCATGTCGATCAGCAAACGCTATGACATGATCCGGCTTTGGATGAACAGACAGCGGGGCCTTCGATTGGGATTGAAAGATGGTGATTGGGTGATGCTGGAATCACAGGTCGGAAAAGGAAGGATCCGGGTCCGCCTCACAGAAGGAATCCATCCCTCGTGCGTATGGCTTCCGAGCGGGTACGGAATCTTCTCCAAACATTTAAAGACCGCCTATGACGTTGGTCTTTCATACAATGACTTTCTTCCCACCTATTTCGATCCGACCGTGGGCCATGTGATGGCCTCGGAGATCGTGGTGAAGGTGAGGAAGGCCAATTCGTAA
- a CDS encoding molecular chaperone TorD family protein — translation MGKGNETLFRGVLLEDPQENGFERLRSEYFRLFENEGGVKISLVESCYKPWTRDPDCLLPFAREKGFLMGDSALHLSALYQYCGLEVPDLFKGMPDHLVLELEFLSFLYRHGREREARRFIEDHLDWIPSLVEMCQSVQAHPFYLSLVELLRLFLDSEKVRLEKEEHGEKEIDPTEL, via the coding sequence ATGGGGAAGGGAAACGAGACCCTTTTCAGGGGTGTCCTTCTGGAGGATCCTCAAGAAAATGGATTCGAGAGGTTACGGTCCGAATATTTTCGGCTCTTCGAGAATGAGGGGGGGGTAAAAATTTCATTGGTCGAATCTTGTTATAAACCCTGGACTCGAGATCCTGATTGTCTCCTTCCTTTCGCCCGAGAGAAGGGCTTCTTGATGGGTGATTCGGCACTTCACCTCTCAGCGCTCTATCAATATTGCGGGCTCGAGGTTCCGGATCTCTTCAAGGGCATGCCGGATCACCTTGTCCTGGAATTGGAATTCTTGTCGTTCCTATACCGTCATGGCAGGGAGCGGGAGGCTCGAAGATTCATTGAAGATCATCTCGATTGGATTCCCTCGCTCGTCGAGATGTGCCAGAGTGTTCAAGCCCATCCCTTCTACCTATCCCTGGTGGAGCTCCTTCGGCTTTTTTTGGATAGCGAGAAGGTGCGTTTGGAGAAGGAAGAACATGGAGAGAAGGAGATTGATCCAACGGAGCTTTGA
- the ligA gene encoding NAD-dependent DNA ligase LigA codes for MASEAIKKRIEELREEIEYHNYRYYVLDQPEISDAQYDRLMRELEELEARYPELRSPNSPTQRVGAPPLESFKIVRHTLPMLSLANAFDEKEAREFDRRVKKFLGTTDEIAYVAEPKLDGLAVELVYEQGALVIGSTRGDGINGEDITQNLRTIKTIPLLLIQKELPAPERLEVRGEVIMEIEKFRALNRKREERGEPPFANPRNAAAGSVRQLDPKVTRERPLEIYCYGIGEVRGFTFKTQYEILKTLPKWGLRTNPHIRHCRHIEEVIDYYHEMNERREKLPYEIDGIVIKVDRLDLQARLGEISRSPRWALAFKFAPKQETTKILDIIVQVGRTGVLTPVAVMEPVKVGGVEVSRATLHNQDEIDRLDVRIGDTVIVQRAGDVIPEVVQVIPSRRTGREKKFRMPMKCPACGADVVKEEALYRCIGLDCPAQLKGRIRHFASKRAMDIDGLGVKLIDQLVDRGLVKDVADLYYLQKEDLIALERMADKSAQNIIDAIERSKTKPLGKFLYALGIHHVGETTAEDLARHFPRLEDFFGLSEEELMEVEGIGPEVSASVVRFFRDKKNRESIERLRRAGIQLIEPQPRRKGKLAGKTFVFTGKLQSFGREEARNLVESLGGQTASSVSKKVDFVVIGEDPGSKADKARQLGIHTLTEEEFKKMISG; via the coding sequence ATGGCATCTGAGGCTATCAAAAAAAGGATAGAGGAGCTGAGGGAGGAGATCGAATACCATAACTACAGGTACTACGTGCTCGATCAGCCAGAGATCTCCGATGCCCAATACGATCGCCTCATGCGCGAGCTCGAGGAGCTGGAGGCGAGATACCCGGAACTCCGCTCGCCCAACTCCCCGACTCAGAGGGTGGGGGCTCCTCCCCTGGAGAGTTTTAAAATCGTCCGTCACACCCTCCCCATGCTCAGCCTTGCGAACGCCTTTGATGAGAAGGAGGCGAGGGAATTCGACAGGCGGGTGAAGAAATTTCTTGGAACGACCGACGAGATCGCCTATGTCGCTGAACCGAAGCTCGATGGATTGGCCGTGGAGCTTGTCTATGAACAGGGGGCCTTGGTCATCGGTTCCACACGCGGTGACGGGATCAACGGCGAAGACATCACCCAGAACCTCCGCACCATCAAGACGATTCCGCTCCTCCTCATCCAAAAAGAACTACCCGCTCCGGAGCGGCTGGAGGTGCGGGGCGAGGTGATCATGGAGATCGAGAAATTCAGGGCCCTCAACCGAAAGCGGGAAGAGAGGGGAGAGCCTCCCTTTGCCAACCCCCGAAATGCCGCCGCGGGCTCCGTCCGGCAGCTCGATCCAAAGGTCACCCGGGAGCGTCCCCTCGAGATCTATTGTTATGGCATCGGCGAGGTCAGAGGCTTCACCTTTAAAACCCAGTACGAGATCCTTAAGACGTTGCCGAAATGGGGATTGAGAACCAATCCCCACATCCGACACTGTCGTCATATCGAGGAGGTCATCGACTACTATCACGAGATGAACGAAAGGCGGGAGAAGCTCCCTTACGAGATCGACGGCATCGTGATCAAGGTCGACCGTCTCGATCTTCAGGCAAGGCTGGGAGAAATCTCCAGAAGCCCCCGCTGGGCCCTCGCCTTCAAATTTGCCCCCAAACAAGAGACGACTAAAATTCTCGACATCATCGTTCAGGTAGGGCGCACGGGTGTGCTCACGCCGGTGGCGGTCATGGAACCGGTGAAAGTGGGAGGGGTAGAGGTCAGCCGCGCGACCCTCCACAACCAGGACGAGATCGACCGGCTCGACGTAAGGATCGGCGATACGGTCATCGTCCAGAGGGCAGGAGACGTGATCCCTGAAGTGGTTCAGGTCATCCCCTCCCGGCGCACCGGAAGGGAGAAAAAGTTCCGAATGCCCATGAAATGCCCGGCCTGCGGGGCCGATGTGGTAAAGGAGGAGGCCCTCTACCGCTGTATCGGCCTGGACTGCCCGGCCCAGCTCAAAGGCCGGATCAGGCATTTTGCTTCCAAGAGGGCAATGGATATCGATGGGCTGGGCGTCAAACTGATCGATCAGCTTGTGGACAGGGGCCTCGTCAAGGACGTGGCGGACCTCTACTATCTCCAAAAGGAGGATTTGATCGCCCTGGAGAGGATGGCGGACAAATCGGCACAAAATATCATCGACGCCATCGAGAGGAGCAAGACGAAACCCCTCGGTAAATTCCTCTATGCCCTGGGCATTCACCATGTCGGGGAGACCACGGCGGAGGACCTGGCCCGCCATTTCCCGAGGCTGGAGGATTTCTTCGGCCTCTCCGAAGAAGAGCTGATGGAGGTGGAGGGGATCGGGCCTGAGGTGAGCGCCAGCGTGGTGCGATTCTTCAGGGACAAAAAGAACCGGGAGTCGATCGAGCGATTGAGAAGGGCAGGCATCCAACTGATCGAACCGCAGCCCCGACGAAAAGGAAAGCTGGCCGGAAAGACCTTCGTTTTCACCGGGAAACTCCAATCCTTTGGGAGGGAGGAGGCCCGAAACCTGGTGGAATCCCTGGGCGGCCAAACGGCCTCCAGCGTCTCGAAGAAGGTCGATTTCGTCGTCATCGGAGAGGACCCCGGTTCAAAAGCGGACAAAGCCCGGCAGTTGGGCATCCACACCCTTACCGAAGAAGAATTTAAGAAGATGATTTCGGGTTAA
- a CDS encoding putative zinc-binding metallopeptidase, with the protein MDEIRYQKLLATRICDLGLDVNESMAEYFRRLKKELKAHRILLWPDFYFGNEWGCVNKKISISIPFYYGMPELKELEGDLPTKEGIIKTLRHETGHAVNYAYRLYQRRDWRELFGDFNKKYQDGYLHRVNPWSKSYVRHLHYFGDPHYAQKHPDEDWAETFAIWLDPKSDWEKRYRNWPQAFEKLAYVDTLMDEIAGVEPVNLQMKREGEYTTIEETVSEWWGLDGEMLDQELQEFIHDMNELFIQPDRGRKRVVPAWRLIRKYARLLTEQVSQWISGSNKHTVRKILRRWEAICRNESLGFLPEEEDRKLIELTTLLTYHVVDDVHHLRS; encoded by the coding sequence ATGGACGAGATCCGTTATCAGAAATTATTGGCAACCCGAATTTGTGATCTCGGCCTCGATGTGAATGAGAGCATGGCCGAGTATTTCAGAAGGTTGAAAAAGGAGCTCAAAGCCCATCGGATCCTTCTCTGGCCCGATTTCTATTTTGGTAACGAATGGGGCTGCGTCAACAAGAAGATTTCCATCAGCATCCCCTTCTATTACGGCATGCCAGAATTGAAGGAGCTGGAAGGAGACCTCCCTACGAAGGAGGGGATCATCAAGACCCTCCGCCACGAAACGGGCCATGCCGTGAACTATGCCTACCGACTTTATCAGAGAAGGGACTGGAGGGAGCTTTTTGGGGATTTTAACAAGAAGTACCAGGATGGTTATCTTCACCGGGTCAACCCCTGGTCGAAGAGTTATGTCCGTCACCTCCATTACTTCGGCGATCCCCACTACGCCCAGAAGCACCCCGATGAGGATTGGGCAGAGACCTTTGCCATCTGGCTCGATCCAAAATCAGACTGGGAGAAGAGATATCGGAACTGGCCGCAGGCCTTTGAAAAACTGGCCTATGTGGACACCTTGATGGACGAGATCGCAGGGGTCGAGCCGGTCAACCTCCAAATGAAACGGGAGGGAGAATACACGACCATTGAGGAGACGGTTTCCGAGTGGTGGGGGTTGGACGGCGAGATGCTCGATCAGGAGCTCCAGGAGTTTATTCACGATATGAACGAACTGTTTATCCAACCCGACCGTGGCCGGAAGCGAGTGGTTCCTGCCTGGAGATTGATCCGGAAGTATGCGAGGCTTTTGACCGAGCAGGTGAGCCAGTGGATCTCGGGATCGAACAAGCATACGGTTCGAAAGATCCTCCGACGCTGGGAGGCCATCTGCCGCAACGAATCGCTGGGCTTCCTCCCCGAAGAAGAGGATCGGAAGTTGATCGAACTGACCACCCTCCTCACCTACCATGTCGTGGACGACGTCCATCACCTCCGGAGTTAG
- a CDS encoding M20 family metallopeptidase, giving the protein MRIRFGMRMIPLVVIVLPVLFTTIAWGDPQKILSAIEANASNCKMVSQKIFDFKELGQQEFKSSALLKEELQRLGFTVEGDLKVPADLVKDGIAKTAFKAELKGKGPGPTITIMLEYDALKNGHSCGHNLIAGSGLLAAAGLASVMKETPGRLWVIGTPDEERGSLGGGKIALLEGGYFEGSDIVFITHPADRWNADMRYLAMKRATFVFKGKASHAAAAPHKGISALDAVILTFNATDMLREHVRQDVRIHGIIKKGGDAVNIVPEVAEAEFAVRALDTTTMEETYQKVVNCARAGELATGAKLEFKEPRTSLKAPIVIPALTQLVLDKAKSLGVPESEIKPSTDSGSSDLGNVGNAFPTVELKFKIAPEGTPGHSDAFRDYAGSEEGWKAAVITAKAIALAAYDLLIRPDKVKAIQEAFKELKAKEGK; this is encoded by the coding sequence ATGAGGATCAGATTCGGGATGAGGATGATTCCATTGGTCGTCATTGTCCTTCCGGTGCTTTTCACCACAATCGCCTGGGGAGATCCACAGAAGATCCTTTCAGCCATTGAGGCCAATGCCAGCAACTGCAAAATGGTTTCTCAGAAGATTTTCGATTTTAAAGAGCTGGGCCAGCAGGAGTTTAAGAGTTCCGCCCTTCTCAAAGAGGAGTTGCAGAGATTGGGGTTTACGGTCGAGGGGGATCTGAAGGTCCCGGCCGACCTGGTGAAAGATGGGATCGCCAAGACCGCCTTCAAGGCCGAATTAAAGGGAAAAGGGCCTGGGCCCACCATCACGATCATGCTCGAATACGACGCCCTGAAGAATGGCCACTCCTGCGGCCACAACCTGATCGCAGGATCGGGTTTGCTCGCTGCGGCAGGGCTGGCCAGCGTGATGAAGGAGACCCCTGGACGGCTCTGGGTGATTGGTACGCCCGACGAAGAGAGAGGTTCCCTGGGCGGCGGAAAGATTGCTCTACTCGAAGGGGGATACTTTGAGGGATCAGATATTGTCTTCATCACTCATCCGGCAGATCGCTGGAACGCCGATATGCGTTACCTGGCGATGAAAAGGGCCACCTTTGTCTTCAAAGGTAAGGCATCCCATGCCGCCGCGGCTCCCCACAAAGGGATCAGTGCCCTTGATGCGGTGATCCTGACTTTCAATGCCACCGATATGTTGAGGGAGCACGTCCGTCAGGATGTGCGGATCCACGGGATTATCAAAAAGGGTGGAGATGCGGTCAATATCGTCCCGGAAGTTGCCGAGGCGGAATTTGCAGTACGGGCACTCGACACGACCACGATGGAGGAGACGTATCAGAAGGTCGTGAATTGTGCCAGGGCCGGAGAGCTCGCTACGGGCGCCAAACTGGAATTCAAGGAACCGAGGACCTCCTTAAAGGCACCGATCGTCATCCCTGCCCTGACCCAATTGGTCCTCGATAAGGCCAAATCCCTGGGCGTTCCCGAGAGCGAAATCAAACCCTCCACAGACTCCGGCTCTTCGGATCTCGGGAATGTGGGAAACGCCTTTCCGACGGTTGAGCTCAAGTTTAAGATCGCTCCCGAAGGGACCCCAGGCCATTCCGATGCCTTTAGGGATTATGCGGGTTCCGAGGAGGGATGGAAGGCGGCGGTGATCACGGCCAAAGCCATTGCGCTTGCGGCCTACGATTTACTCATCCGTCCTGACAAGGTAAAGGCCATTCAGGAGGCCTTTAAAGAACTGAAAGCCAAAGAAGGGAAATAA
- a CDS encoding response regulator, which translates to SFLALPLLFLPSVMKKVLILEQEKTIRQSLLHIMERYSGFEVFAASSFKEGFSLFKALPFDIVLCGHRLPDGDGLEILREWMKQRPQLISVLMTASNDERLKVEAKKAGIRGYLEKPFDLRQLEEAIGSSEMALPFSNGVLSC; encoded by the coding sequence AATCTTTTTTGGCATTGCCTTTGCTTTTCCTGCCTTCGGTCATGAAAAAGGTCCTCATTCTCGAACAGGAAAAGACGATCCGCCAATCCCTCCTCCATATCATGGAGCGCTACAGCGGTTTTGAGGTCTTTGCCGCCTCCTCCTTCAAAGAGGGTTTTTCCCTGTTCAAGGCCCTTCCCTTTGATATCGTTTTGTGTGGCCATCGACTGCCGGATGGCGATGGCCTTGAGATCCTCAGAGAATGGATGAAACAGAGGCCCCAGCTCATCTCGGTCCTGATGACGGCCTCCAATGATGAGCGATTGAAAGTCGAGGCCAAGAAGGCCGGGATAAGGGGTTATCTGGAAAAGCCTTTCGATTTGAGACAGTTAGAAGAGGCCATCGGGAGCTCCGAGATGGCCCTTCCGTTCTCCAATGGTGTGCTCTCGTGTTAA